A genomic window from Lotus japonicus ecotype B-129 chromosome 1, LjGifu_v1.2 includes:
- the LOC130731894 gene encoding uncharacterized protein LOC130731894 codes for MEAKLDKLEAKLDEIQFSVTQMLLKSYQQQFESPQCYPQENYENIWCDPPCYHPQGQFQQSIYAPPCYYPQEEFQYPFHDPHHSQEEFHQPWNDPPQFLEDLSKQYEANQAQFQQPRHEEPSILQEIQDMLNQMSANLNANADQHLQDTANLQAPVNELVARAPTLQHEADAEIDDEVNPCDDTHLDAKTNGSSDVSEFEVDFASDADSNDEANQQEIHLPLPQRTYENEKMYHGEVLDDFKKCFAVDEVKKMDVERGSKLAIFPHEPLLINLDIFEKVVLIGEFVDCKKPTSMEEYFLKPLPKPPDKELIVECTDFSFTLISGWTHARKKFSLKLNIVMSHAEGARKQFGFVKIVADEIPPKPPDLWIVVVVPQDYELPLNARPPPDPGDSRFRALPGFMPRQLP; via the coding sequence atggaagctaaacttGATAAGCTAGAAGCCAAACTCGACGAGATACAATTTTCTGTTACACAAATGTTGCTCAAGAGCTATCAACAACAGTTTGAGTCACCTCAATGCTATCCACAAGagaattatgaaaatatttggtgtgaccCACCTTGCTATCATCCACAAGGGCAATTCCAACAGTCTATTTATGCACCACCATGCTACTATCCGCAAGAGGAATTTCAATATCCATTTCATGATCCACATCATTCACAAGAGGAATTTCATCAACCTTGGAATGATCCACCCCAATTTTTGGAAGACCTTTCAAAGCAATATGAAGCAAACCAAGCCCAGTTTCAACAACCTCGACACGAGGAACCTTCCATATTGCAAGAAATTCAAGACATGTTGAACCAAATGTCTGCAAATCTCAATGCAAATGCTGATCAACACCTGCAAGATACTGCAAATTTACAAGCTCCAGTTAACGAGCTTGTTGCACGCGCTCCCACATTGCAACATGAAGCTGATgcagagattgatgatgaagttaatcCTTGTGATGATACTCATCTTGATGCTAAGACTAATGGTTCTAGTGATGTTAGTGAGTTTGAAGTTGATTTTGCTTCTGATGCTGATTCTAATGATGAAGCCAACCAACAAGAAATACATCTCCCTCTTCCACAAAGAACTTATGAGAATGAGAAGATGTATCATGGTGaagtgttggatgatttcaagaagtgttttgcagtggatgaagttaagaagatggatgtagaacgtggatctaaattagcaatttttccACATGAGCCGCTGTTAATTAATCTagatatttttgaaaaagtcgtgcttattggagagtttgttgattgcaAGAAGCCAACCTCAATGGAGGAATACTTTTTGAAACCTCTACCGAAACCTccagacaaagagttgattgttgaatgtactgatttttcatttactcttatttcaggttgGACACATGCTCGAAAAAAGTTTTCACTCAAactgaacattgtcatgagtcatgctgaaggtgctagaaaacagtttgggtttgttaagattgttgcagatgagatccctccaaagccacctgacttgtggattgttgttgttgtgcctcaagactatgagcttccTCTTAATGCAAGGCCTCCACCGGACCCGGGTGATAGCAGATTCAGAGCATTACCCGGTTTCATGCCTCGCCAACTCCcttga